Proteins encoded in a region of the Phaenicophaeus curvirostris isolate KB17595 chromosome 1, BPBGC_Pcur_1.0, whole genome shotgun sequence genome:
- the PSMC2 gene encoding 26S proteasome regulatory subunit 7, whose product MPDYLGADQRKTKEEEKEDKPIRALDEGDIALLKTYGQSTYSRQIKQVEDDIQQLLKKINELTGIKESDTGLAPPALWDLAADKQTLQSEQPLQVARCTKIINADSEDPKYIINVKQFAKFVVDLSDQVAPTDIEEGMRVGVDRNKYQIHIPLPPKIDPTVTMMQVEEKPDVTYSDVGGCKEQIEKLREVVETPLLHPERFVNLGIEPPKGVLLFGPPGTGKTLCARAVANRTDACFIRVIGSELVQKYVGEGARMVRELFEMARTKKACLIFFDEIDAIGGARFDDGAGGDNEVQRTMLELINQLDGFDPRGNIKVLMATNRPDTLDPALMRPGRLDRKIEFSLPDLEGRTHIFKIHARSMSVERDIRFELLARLCPNSTGAEIRSVCTEAGMFAIRARRKIATEKDFLEAVNKVIKSYAKFSATPRYMTYN is encoded by the exons ATGCCGGACTATCTGGGCGCCGACCAGAGGAAAaccaaggaggaggagaaggaggataAACCCATCCGAG CTCTGGATGAAGGAGATATTGCCTTGCTGAAGACCTAT gGCCAGAGCACCTATTCAAGGCAGATCAAGCAAGTAGAAGATGATATCCAACAACTGCTTAAGAAGATCAATGAGCTCACTG GAATCAAGGAATCGGACACTGGGctggctcctcctgccctttgGGATCTGGCTGCTGATAAGCAAACTCTCCAAAGTGAGCAACCATTACAAGTTGCAAG ATGTACGAAGATAATCAATGCAGACTCCGAGGATCCCAAGTACATTATCAATGTCAAGCAATTTGCCAAATTTGTGGTGGATCTCAGTGACCAGGTGGCACCTACTGATATAGAAGAAGGCATGAGAGTTGG GGTGGACAGAAACAAGTATCAAATCCATATCCCCTTGCCTCCAAAGATTGATCCTACAGTCACCATGATGCAA GTAGAAGAGAAGCCAGACGTCACTTACAGTGATGTTGGTGGTTGTAAAGAGCAGATTGAAAAGCTGAGAGAGGTGGTTGAAACTCCTCTGCTTCAC CCTGAGAGATTTGTTAACCTTGGAATCGAGCCTCCCAAAGGAGTGCTTTTGTTTGGGCCACCTGGTACAGGCAAAACACTTTGTGCCCGTGCTGTTGCAAACAGGACTGATGCCTGCTTCATCAGAGTAATTGGATCTGAATTGGTGCAGAAGTATGTGGGAGAG ggagCTCGAATGGTTCGTGAACTCTTTGAAATGGCCAGAACTAAAAAAGCTTGTCTTATATTCTTTGATGAAATTGATGCCATTGGAG GTGCTCGTTTTGATGATGGAGCTGGTGGTGACAACGAGGTGCAACGTACGATGCTGGAACTGATCAACCAATTGGATGGTTTTGACCCACGAGGCAACATCAAAGTGCTGATGGCTACAAATAGACCCGATACTCTTGATCCAGCCCTGATGAGGCCTGGCAGGTTGGATAGGAAGATAGAGTTTAGCTTGCCTGATCTTGAG GGGCGAACTCACATATTCAAGATACACGCTCGGTCGATGAGTGTTGAAAGAGACATAAGGTTTGAGCTGTTGGCCCGACTGTGTCCTAACAGCACAG GTGCCGAGATTCGCAGTGTCTGCACGGAGGCAGGGATGTTTGCCATCCGAGCACGTCGAAAAATTGCAACAGAGAAAGACTTCTTGGAAGCAGTGAACAAAGTTATTAAATCGTATGCAAAATTCAGTGCTACCCCCCGCTACATGACCTACAACTAA